One Erysipelothrix amsterdamensis DNA window includes the following coding sequences:
- a CDS encoding peptidoglycan D,D-transpeptidase FtsI family protein: MGIFKRRKKTDNYTGSSEHLKQGLDLDKMINIRLKIFILILVAIAVGLVFRLYKIQIVGQSHYEDLLAKYSSPPVRMPTMRGEFLDSKGRIIVSNKAVNSITYYPSKMPEGMKEEEVALKFAKQFEVKDELNEDDLKVLWLRKNNLGESLLTEEDRKTIKETEMDQSAVEALKKSRITKEMTDTLSKDDRLAFQVQVKMGNIQMGQPSIILEEATNEQISYLAEHAAEFPGFSRTTSWKREPNKEVDLMSLIGDLGDVPYEKRDYYVAEGYELSEQVGAYGLEYQYEKFLSGYNSEYERTSGSKFKLQKDGRKGNDIRLTIDMDLQKEMEKIVKERLDYQKSIGERTKINNQIHVVATDPQTGDILGIVAMVRGKDGKYYNDPQLTMLQGYPVGSTIKGATVYMGLDTGVMKPGETVNDTPMYIEGTPPRHSWRNLGIVDDQTSLQHSSNIYMFNVAIRLGGSSYVPNGPLVFTDAEKTFAQMRNYYSQFGLGVRTQVDYPREEIGYKGGTTTSGSLLEFAIGQFDNYNAMQLSQYITTVANGGYRLQPHFVKEALNHDTHRPVYQNNVNILNSLDNKEMLERVRSGMRLCASSNMCGDLIATVPYSAAAKTGTAQAYDPEIGSYINNTYVAFAPYEQPKIAVACIAPLAYTEDLSNPVTNICTSTGDRIVDAYMNLK, from the coding sequence ATGGGTATTTTTAAGCGACGAAAAAAAACTGACAATTACACAGGGAGTAGCGAACACTTAAAACAGGGATTAGATCTGGATAAGATGATTAATATTCGTCTTAAAATCTTTATTTTAATACTGGTTGCGATCGCTGTGGGTCTTGTTTTCCGATTATATAAGATTCAAATTGTAGGCCAAAGTCATTATGAAGATTTACTTGCTAAATACTCATCCCCACCTGTTCGAATGCCGACGATGCGTGGCGAGTTTCTTGATTCAAAGGGTCGAATTATCGTGTCTAATAAAGCAGTAAATTCAATAACATATTACCCTTCCAAGATGCCTGAAGGTATGAAAGAAGAAGAGGTAGCCCTTAAATTTGCAAAGCAATTTGAAGTTAAAGATGAATTGAATGAAGATGATCTTAAAGTATTGTGGTTGAGAAAGAACAATCTTGGAGAAAGTCTTTTAACTGAAGAAGATCGAAAAACAATTAAAGAAACAGAAATGGATCAAAGCGCAGTTGAGGCATTGAAAAAAAGCAGAATTACAAAAGAAATGACGGATACACTTTCTAAAGATGATCGACTTGCATTTCAAGTCCAAGTCAAAATGGGGAATATTCAAATGGGGCAACCTTCAATTATTTTGGAAGAGGCTACCAATGAACAGATTTCGTATTTAGCGGAGCACGCAGCTGAGTTTCCAGGTTTCTCGCGTACTACATCTTGGAAGCGAGAACCCAATAAAGAAGTTGATCTTATGTCACTAATTGGTGATTTAGGAGATGTTCCTTATGAAAAACGTGATTACTATGTCGCTGAGGGTTATGAACTAAGTGAACAGGTTGGTGCGTATGGTCTGGAATATCAGTATGAAAAATTCTTATCGGGTTATAACAGTGAATATGAGCGAACATCAGGAAGTAAATTTAAATTACAAAAAGATGGTCGAAAAGGAAATGATATTCGTTTAACTATTGATATGGATTTGCAAAAAGAAATGGAAAAAATTGTCAAGGAACGATTAGATTATCAGAAGAGTATTGGTGAACGTACAAAGATTAATAATCAGATTCATGTCGTAGCAACAGACCCTCAAACAGGGGACATTCTTGGTATCGTAGCGATGGTTCGTGGTAAAGATGGTAAGTATTACAACGATCCTCAATTAACCATGCTACAAGGTTATCCTGTCGGTTCAACGATTAAGGGTGCAACGGTCTATATGGGCCTTGATACAGGGGTCATGAAACCTGGAGAAACTGTGAATGATACACCAATGTATATCGAAGGAACACCGCCACGACATTCATGGCGTAATCTTGGTATTGTAGATGATCAAACTTCATTACAACACTCATCAAATATTTACATGTTTAATGTTGCGATACGTCTCGGTGGTTCTTCTTACGTACCAAATGGGCCGCTCGTTTTTACGGATGCGGAAAAAACATTTGCTCAAATGAGAAATTACTATAGTCAATTTGGTTTAGGGGTTCGTACACAAGTGGATTACCCACGAGAAGAAATAGGATATAAAGGTGGTACGACAACTTCGGGATCATTACTCGAGTTTGCAATTGGACAATTTGATAACTACAATGCTATGCAACTGAGTCAATACATTACTACAGTTGCTAATGGGGGATATCGTTTACAACCTCATTTTGTTAAAGAGGCATTGAATCATGATACTCATCGTCCAGTTTACCAAAACAATGTAAATATTTTAAATTCATTGGATAATAAAGAAATGCTAGAACGTGTTCGATCGGGTATGCGTTTATGTGCTTCTTCAAATATGTGTGGGGATTTAATTGCAACAGTACCTTACAGTGCTGCTGCCAAGACGGGTACTGCACAAGCATATGACCCAGAGATTGGTTCATACATCAATAATACCTACGTTGCATTTGCACCTTATGAGCAACCTAAGATTGCTGTTGCGTGCATTGCACCACTTGCTTATACTGAAGATTTGTCGAATCCTGTTACAAATATATGTACTTCAACGGGAGATCGAATTGTAGATGCGTATATGAATTTAAAATAA
- a CDS encoding DEAD/DEAH box helicase: MMNNINKKFFELNKFRELTSVQEKVLKEIKNKRDLIVKSDTGTGKTHAFLFAILELIDPTVDQTQALILAPTRELAMQIQNFAREITSLDERITTELAIGGMDNTRLKKKIEKQPMILITTPGKFLDILSWSVLRLDFVKALVIDETDMMLDYGFINEVDTIASRLSNDTLFMLYSATIPTGLRAFIKKYLKHPIEIVSTEEKLKPRIDHILINQRHRDMNEAVLDVLSAINPLLAVVFTNTKVQAGEVARYLRDYGIECVELHGDVSDRGRKQVLNQINSKRVQYIVATDLAARGIDLPEISHVINAGLPNHDLDFYTHRSGRTGRSGRQGYSISIVTQKDQGAVTRLMKKGLRFEYKRVKDGALEDVRPWFNLEKRTKQLDPEIVQVLHRKNVKVKPGYKVKRKREIERLTNKKKRNMIQQEIRDQKKERAKAKQRERALDTEK, encoded by the coding sequence ATGATGAATAATATTAATAAAAAGTTTTTTGAACTGAATAAATTTAGAGAACTAACATCAGTTCAAGAAAAAGTTCTTAAAGAAATTAAGAACAAGCGTGATTTGATTGTTAAATCGGATACAGGTACGGGGAAAACCCATGCGTTCTTATTCGCAATTTTAGAGCTCATTGATCCTACAGTAGACCAAACACAAGCCTTAATTCTTGCGCCGACACGTGAACTTGCAATGCAAATTCAAAATTTCGCTCGCGAAATTACATCGTTAGATGAACGTATTACAACAGAACTTGCGATTGGTGGTATGGATAACACCCGTCTTAAGAAAAAAATCGAAAAACAACCAATGATTCTAATCACTACACCAGGAAAGTTTCTTGATATACTAAGCTGGAGTGTTTTAAGACTCGACTTTGTTAAAGCTCTTGTCATTGATGAAACTGATATGATGCTTGACTATGGCTTTATTAATGAAGTTGATACGATTGCATCAAGATTGTCAAATGACACGCTTTTCATGCTTTATAGTGCAACAATTCCTACGGGACTTCGTGCATTCATTAAAAAATATTTGAAACATCCAATTGAGATTGTTTCAACTGAAGAAAAACTAAAACCACGAATTGATCACATTTTAATCAATCAACGTCACCGGGATATGAATGAAGCCGTTCTTGATGTTTTATCTGCGATTAATCCTTTACTTGCAGTCGTATTTACCAATACAAAAGTTCAAGCGGGTGAAGTAGCACGATACCTTCGTGACTATGGTATCGAGTGTGTGGAACTTCACGGTGATGTGAGTGACCGTGGACGTAAACAAGTATTGAATCAAATTAATAGTAAACGTGTTCAATATATTGTTGCTACGGATTTAGCTGCACGTGGTATCGATTTACCTGAAATCAGCCATGTTATTAACGCAGGGTTACCAAATCACGACTTAGATTTCTACACACACCGCTCAGGTCGTACAGGTAGAAGTGGTCGCCAAGGTTACAGTATTAGTATCGTGACTCAAAAAGATCAAGGTGCAGTAACACGATTAATGAAAAAAGGTTTAAGATTTGAGTACAAACGTGTAAAAGATGGCGCTCTTGAAGACGTTCGTCCTTGGTTTAATTTAGAAAAGCGTACGAAACAACTTGATCCAGAAATTGTTCAGGTTCTTCATCGTAAAAATGTTAAGGTTAAGCCTGGCTATAAAGTAAAGCGAAAACGTGAAATTGAACGTTTAACAAATAAGAAGAAACGTAATATGATCCAACAAGAAATTAGAGATCAGAAAAAAGAACGTGCAAAAGCAAAACAACGCGAGCGTGCACTCGACACTGAAAAGTAG
- a CDS encoding class I SAM-dependent methyltransferase, producing the protein MKLSNRLTEIFNLIPNKARVADVGTDHGLLLIKAIQEHKAVIGYGLDIAEKPLQQARENVERFGYQDKIKLHLGNGLEGFQGDADCFVIAGMGAETIWSIISNYKFKVNDTIIIQSNTKNAWLRQTVAENGFYIVDERFLLEREIPVFIMVIKISTSTNCALTQEDVLIGPVLKKHITEDYLIYLTNRANHLYSIKKHNAAFETEYNTIRNILEKEC; encoded by the coding sequence ATGAAGCTTTCGAATAGACTTACAGAGATTTTTAATTTGATCCCTAACAAAGCACGTGTTGCTGATGTAGGAACAGACCATGGATTACTTCTGATTAAAGCAATTCAAGAGCATAAAGCAGTTATTGGTTATGGTCTTGATATTGCTGAAAAACCATTACAACAAGCGCGTGAAAACGTTGAACGTTTTGGTTATCAAGATAAAATTAAACTCCACCTCGGTAATGGTCTTGAAGGATTTCAAGGCGACGCGGATTGCTTCGTAATTGCCGGTATGGGTGCAGAAACCATTTGGTCTATAATTTCTAATTATAAATTTAAGGTGAATGATACAATAATCATTCAATCAAATACAAAAAATGCTTGGCTTCGACAAACAGTAGCTGAGAATGGATTTTATATTGTTGATGAACGTTTCCTTTTGGAACGTGAGATTCCTGTTTTTATTATGGTAATAAAAATCTCAACATCAACCAATTGTGCATTAACACAGGAAGATGTGTTGATTGGTCCTGTGTTGAAAAAACATATTACAGAAGATTATTTAATCTATTTAACCAATCGCGCAAATCATCTATATTCAATTAAAAAGCACAATGCTGCTTTTGAAACAGAATATAACACCATAAGAAATATTTTAGAAAAGGAGTGTTAA